The stretch of DNA TCGGCATGGTGTTCGCGTTCCGACGCTTCGCCTACTACGTCTTTGGTGAGTCCCGCGCTGGCACCTTGGCAGGTGCGCTCGCCGCGCTGATGCACGCGCAGCTCGAGTTTTGGCATACGGCGCAGCCGGAGACCTTCGGCGGTTTCCTCACGGCAGCGGCGCTGGTGCTCACAGTCAAGGATGACCTCTCCAGGCGCCGCATCTACAACTGGATCGGCGTTGGCGCTTTGTTCGGATGTGCGTTCCTGCTCAAGCCTCCGCTCGGAGGCGGCGCGTTGGTCTGCGCTGCCTACCTAGCGCGGCGAGAGTGGCTACATGGTTCGACTCGCGTCGAGTCGCTGAAGCCGGTGCTGATCGCGGGGCTGAGCTCGCTGGTTCCGATCTTGCTCGTGGCGGGTTGGTTCTGGCTCAAGGGCGCCTGGGGCTCCCTTGCATGGACACTCTTCGAGTTCACGCCGGGCTACACTGCGCTGAGCTGGGAGGGACGCAGCGCACCACCGATGCTGTGGTGGGGGTTCACCCAGTGCTTCTTTCGCTACAGCGCGCTGGCTCCTGCGGGGATCTTCGCGGCGCTGCTCATGCGGCCGATTCACAGCCGAGAGCGGGAAGGGGTGCTGCTGTTGCTTGGTGTGATCGCGATGCACCTGACCGGGATCGCGATGCAGGGGAAGTTCTTCCCCTATCACTACGCCGCGACGTTCCCGCTCTTGGCGTTGCTTGCCGGGGTTGGCTTCATCAAGCTCTGGCGCTTGTGCCTGACGGGGGGTACCGGCGGCATCCTGGCGTTTGCGTCGTTCGTCTACTTGTTCGCGATCATGCAGACGGCGACGACAGATGTCGCTGGGTCGTTCTGGGACCGCTCGGCGACGCGAATGGTGGCCCTGTACAGCGGTGAGTGGCTGAAGCACCCACGGGAGCTCGATAGCCGACTCTACTACGTCGCGGACTACAACCTATTCGCAGATGAACAGGTCGCAGACGTCGTGGCGAAGCACAGCGACGCGAAGCAATGGGTGCTCGTATGGGGCTTCGAGCCGGTGATCTACTGGCTCTCGGAGCGCCAACCTGCAACCAAATACATCTACAACGTCGCGCAGCGCTCGAGCTGGGATCGAGAGCGCGCGCGCACCGATCTGTTGCGGGAGATCCGTCAGACGCCGCCCAGCGTGATCGTCGTTCAGAAGAACGACGTGTTCCCGATGGTGACGGGAGACACCCTCGACTCTCGGCGCAGCCTGAACGAGACTTTCCCCGAGCTGAAGCAAATCCTCGAGGAGCGCTTCGAAGTGACTGAGCGGGTCGAGGACTTCGAGATCTATACGCTCCAGGCACCCGAGCCCGAACCCGACTCGAGCGACGTGCTTCAATAATATTTCCGTGAGGATAATGTAAACCCAGGCGCGCTACAACTTGCTGCGCAGGGCCTGCCAACGCAGCTTCCACACGACACCCACCGCTTCGGCGAAGATGCGTCGGCTCATCTTGCTGTCACCCGCGCGGCGGTCAACGAACACGATGGGCACCTCGACCACCTTCAAGCCGTGCTGCAGTGCGCGGTAAGTCATTTCGATTTGAAATGAGTAGCCGTTCGAGCGAACGCGATCCAAGTCGATGGTCTGGAGAGCAGCGCGCGAGAACGCCTTGTAGCCGCTGGTCAGGTCCCGCACGTCGGCGCCAAGGATGACTCGCGAGTAGATGGAGCCGCCTTTGGACAGCACGTGGCGCCCTAACCCCCACCCCTCGACCCCGCCGCCGCTGATGTTGCGCGAGCCGATGACCGCATCTGCGCCGGCCTCGAGCGCGTTCAAGAAGCTCGGGATGTAGTTCGGATCGTGGCTGAGGTCGGCGTCCATCTCGAAGAAGATGCTGTACGCCGGGTTCTGTAGTCCGACCCGGAACGCATCGAGATAGGCCGTGCCCAAGCCGGACTTCGAGGGGCGATGCAACACGGAAACGCGCTTGTCCCGCTCCGCGATGCGGTCGGCGACCTCTCCAGTGCCATCTGGGGATGCGTCGTCCACGACCAGCACGTGCGCCGCAGGGGCCACGCCCAACACCGCCTGAATGAAGATCGGCAGGTTGTAGCGCTCGTTGTAGGTGGGAGTGACGACTAGGCAGCCAGCACCTAGCGACTCGTGCTTCTCTCGCGCGGAATCAGACACAGGGATCCAGAGGCTCAGCTTCTAACATGACCTCAGTTGGGCACCAGCTTGGTTCCATCGGCGGGCGTCACCCAGATCTTCTCGAGGCGGATGGCTAGCTGTCGCTGGTCCTTGGAGCCCGGTTCGGTCTC from Polyangiaceae bacterium encodes:
- a CDS encoding glycosyltransferase family 39 protein, producing MGSIPQVPRPTDFGRYLEIACWIVIGLSALQILMFSFGRDQGIYALVASGVVKGQMPYRDLWDFKPPGVFLIYGLAELLFGKAMWGVRILEVMGLFGMVFAFRRFAYYVFGESRAGTLAGALAALMHAQLEFWHTAQPETFGGFLTAAALVLTVKDDLSRRRIYNWIGVGALFGCAFLLKPPLGGGALVCAAYLARREWLHGSTRVESLKPVLIAGLSSLVPILLVAGWFWLKGAWGSLAWTLFEFTPGYTALSWEGRSAPPMLWWGFTQCFFRYSALAPAGIFAALLMRPIHSREREGVLLLLGVIAMHLTGIAMQGKFFPYHYAATFPLLALLAGVGFIKLWRLCLTGGTGGILAFASFVYLFAIMQTATTDVAGSFWDRSATRMVALYSGEWLKHPRELDSRLYYVADYNLFADEQVADVVAKHSDAKQWVLVWGFEPVIYWLSERQPATKYIYNVAQRSSWDRERARTDLLREIRQTPPSVIVVQKNDVFPMVTGDTLDSRRSLNETFPELKQILEERFEVTERVEDFEIYTLQAPEPEPDSSDVLQ
- a CDS encoding polyprenol monophosphomannose synthase, with the translated sequence MSDSAREKHESLGAGCLVVTPTYNERYNLPIFIQAVLGVAPAAHVLVVDDASPDGTGEVADRIAERDKRVSVLHRPSKSGLGTAYLDAFRVGLQNPAYSIFFEMDADLSHDPNYIPSFLNALEAGADAVIGSRNISGGGVEGWGLGRHVLSKGGSIYSRVILGADVRDLTSGYKAFSRAALQTIDLDRVRSNGYSFQIEMTYRALQHGLKVVEVPIVFVDRRAGDSKMSRRIFAEAVGVVWKLRWQALRSKL